The following proteins are co-located in the Pyxicephalus adspersus chromosome Z, UCB_Pads_2.0, whole genome shotgun sequence genome:
- the FRMD7 gene encoding FERM domain-containing protein 7, with the protein MVKFFPVDPGQLRGELTRYLFALQMKKDLASGRLSCNDNSGALMTSYILQAELGDYEEETARKHLEQNQYLPNQEYLDNKILKYYQRHVGKSPAEADMQLLDIARKLDMYGIRPHQAIDGENMQINLAVAHMGVLVLRGNTKINTFNWATIRKLSFKRKHFLIKLHPHIDFNSLRTLSKDTLEFTMVTRDACKAFWKTCVEYHAFFRLSEEPKCKPRPFLCSKGSNFRYSGRTQKQLFDSWTKGKAKNLPFERKHLKANLHERQCRSSPDLLTEVAKQPNDLRLVYTSRPCSRSVNSVGWDPLVDRNRRNSAVEVLFSTGLERFKPEPLEPVALQQSKSSASFPGCSYTDLQSHVSYKNQRRPLSCYEESNHFTGNHKSSSEGSMREVLPPSPRTSYTDTRPDPSFTRHYMKKGPPINYCYMDGITQLPPQASAVVEEIIRLTSQSKLFPGQAADRSPSARRLKEYHQPVYPRTSCKGSASMVNQTDAQTNMESSQDPYPKRSLSHSDMKSEWFPHGSEFRPLGAYPFLSRTSSVSRSPLPHKLIPLPLPPPPPPPPTLVPTSSSKKGPQTTEHYVYSGTESSDSETEIINPYYYAVFGKNIRHPMARVRLSSGSLQLEDEDEVPLNVNAWESRKSKPERRHYYT; encoded by the exons ATGGTGAAGTTCTTCCCGGTGGACCCTGGACAACTGCGGGGCGAGTTAACTAG ATATCTATTcgctttacaaatgaaaaaagatttgGCATCTGGGAGATTATCTTGCAATGACAACAGCGGTGCCTTGATGACATCTTATATCCTTCAGG CGGAATTGGGAGATTATGAAGAGGAAACTGCCAGGAAACATTTGGAACAGAACCAGTACTTGCCAAACCAGGAGTACCTGGACAACAAGATCCTAAAATATTACCAGCGACATGT AGGTAAATCTCCAGCTGAGGCTGACATGCAGCTGTTAGACATTGCTCGGAAGCTGGACATGTATGGAATTAGACCTCATCAGGCCATTGatggagagaacatgcaaatCAACCTTGCTGTTGCTCATATGGGAGTTCTGGTGTTACGG ggTAACACTAAGATAAATACCTTCAACTGGGCTACTATTAGAAAGCTAAGCTttaagaggaagcatttcctgaTCAAACTTCACCCCCATATTGAT TTTAACAGTCTGAGGACCTTAAGCAAGGATACCTTGGAATTCACTATGGTTACTCGGGATGCCTGTAAAGCCTTCTGGAAAACCTGTGTGGAGTATCATGCCTTCTTTCGTCTGTCTGAAGAACCCAAGTGTAAACCAAGGCCTTTCTTGTGTAGTAAGGGTTCCAATTTCAGGTACAG TGGAAGAACCCAAAAACAACTCTTTGATTCCTGGACTAAAGGAAAAGCTAAGAATCTCCCTTTTGAAAG AAAGCACTTAAAGGCAAAtcttcatgaaagacaatgtagaTCCTCTCCTGACCTCCTAACAGAAGTGGCAAAACAG CCTAATGACTTACGTCTGGTGTACACAAGTAGACCGTGTTCTAGAAGTGTCAACAGCGTGGGGTGGGATCCACTTGTGGATAGGAACAGAAGGAACTCTGCTGTCGAAGTACTCTTCAGCACGGGGCTAGAGCGCTTTAAACCTGAGCCATTGGAGCCGGTAGCTTTGCAACAGTCTAAAAGCAGCGCCTCATTCCCTGGCTGTAGCTATACTGATCTACAAAGTCATGTGTCCTATAAAAACCAGAGGCGACCTCTGTCCTGTTATGAGGAAAGTAACCATTTTACTGGAAACCACAAAAGCTCTTCTGAAGGTAGCATGAGAGAAGTTCTGCCTCCTTCTCCCAGGACTTCCTACACAGATACACGTCCAGACCCAAGTTTTACAAGACATTATATGAAAAAGGGGCCACCCATCAACTACTGCTATATGGATGGAATAACCCAGTTGCCTCCACAGGCATCTGCTGTAGTAGAAGAAATCATAAGGCTTACTAGTCAATCTAAGCTTTTCCCAGGACAAGCAGCAGATCGCAGTCCAAGTGCTAGAAGATTAAAAGAGTACCACCAACCAGTCTATCCAAGGACTAGCTGCAAGGGTAGTGCCAGCATGGTAAACCAAACAGATGCACAAACAAATATGGAAAGTTCTCAGGATCCTTATCCTAAGAGGTCTTTGAGTCATTCAGATATGAAGTCTGAATGGTTTCCACATGGGTCAGAATTCAGACCTTTAGGGGCATATCCTTTCTTAAGCAGGACTTCAAGTGTTTCAAGAAGCCCTTTGCCACATAAGCTTATTCCATtaccacttccacctcctccaccACCCCCTCCAACTCTCGTTCCTACATCATCTTCAAAGAAAGGTCCCCAAACGACAGAGCATTACGTTTACAGTGGGACTGAATCCAGCGACTCTGAAACAGAGATAATAAATCCATACTACTATGCTGTTTTTGGTAAAAACATAAGGCATCCTATGGCTAGAGTCAGACTGTCATCAGGAAGCCTCCAGCTGGAAGATGAAGATGAGGTTCCCTTAAATGTGAATGCATGGGAAAGCAGGAAGTCCAAACCAGAGAGGAGACATTATTATACGTGA